The following proteins are encoded in a genomic region of Ornithinibacillus sp. 4-3:
- a CDS encoding spore coat protein: protein MRNFRRGRCHCPQPTKQMVHPTKENVVHCCSEETVKHIHPSNTTYVNHHLVKNVHEYPHSTTMANTFNSVDIYGGSYQVPSPNNSVAGAMSPPPGSVGGAMSPYPGSVAGATSPMHHCCPPNNQVGGAQSGRPPKWC from the coding sequence ATGAGAAATTTCCGTAGAGGTCGTTGTCATTGTCCACAGCCTACAAAGCAAATGGTGCATCCTACAAAAGAAAATGTTGTACATTGCTGTTCCGAGGAAACTGTTAAACATATACATCCTTCCAATACGACTTATGTCAATCATCATCTTGTAAAAAATGTACACGAGTATCCACATTCTACAACAATGGCAAATACGTTTAATTCTGTTGATATTTATGGAGGGTCTTATCAAGTGCCATCTCCTAATAATTCGGTAGCTGGTGCAATGAGTCCACCTCCTGGATCAGTAGGTGGAGCGATGAGCCCATATCCTGGATCGGTAGCTGGTGCAACAAGTCCAATGCATCACTGTTGCCCTCCTAATAACCAAGTGGGTGGAGCACAATCCGGTCGACCGCCTAAATGGTGCTAA
- a CDS encoding multidrug efflux SMR transporter — protein sequence MAWIFLMLASVGEIIGVTCINLYIQQKKIFWLFGIVLAMGLGFFCLSIAMNEIDLGTAYAIWTGLGAAGAVLIGIIFFKESAGWKRLFFLTCIISGAVGLKFLS from the coding sequence ATGGCTTGGATTTTTCTGATGCTCGCCAGTGTTGGGGAAATTATTGGCGTAACATGCATCAACCTATACATACAACAGAAAAAGATTTTTTGGTTATTTGGTATTGTCCTTGCTATGGGACTTGGCTTCTTTTGTTTATCCATAGCAATGAATGAAATTGATTTGGGAACAGCATACGCTATTTGGACAGGTCTAGGAGCTGCTGGAGCTGTACTCATAGGAATTATCTTTTTTAAGGAATCAGCTGGATGGAAACGACTTTTCTTCTTAACTTGTATTATATCTGGCGCAGTTGGCCTAAAATTTTTAAGTTAA
- a CDS encoding multidrug efflux SMR transporter: protein MAWIYVLFAAIVEVFWVIGLKYSDTIIEWLRTGIAIVFSFFFVLKACEKLPAGTVYAVFTGSGAAAIALIDFIFFDAAFSVAKASFIGLIIIGVIGIKITTPE from the coding sequence ATGGCTTGGATCTATGTTTTATTTGCAGCTATTGTCGAAGTATTCTGGGTTATTGGCTTAAAATATTCAGACACTATTATTGAATGGCTTAGAACAGGAATAGCGATTGTTTTCAGCTTCTTCTTTGTTTTAAAAGCTTGTGAGAAATTACCTGCTGGAACTGTTTATGCAGTATTTACAGGCTCCGGTGCTGCAGCGATTGCTTTGATTGATTTTATCTTTTTTGATGCGGCATTTTCGGTTGCTAAAGCATCATTTATCGGATTAATTATCATTGGTGTCATTGGTATTAAAATAACGACACCTGAATGA
- a CDS encoding YitT family protein, translating into MKTTRDILLIIIGSLIFAIGINYFAIPNRLSEGGVIGLTIITYYLFEWSPGIVNFILNAFLLAIGYKFFSKRTVYYTIVSIIATSTFLHFDVDIGLGVNGDTLLAALFAGVAVGIGLGCIFRAGGTSGGSAILAQLANQFLGWSLGKGMLVIDIVVIAGSAFIIGQEKAMYTLVSVYVGAKVIDIMIEGANERIAVLIISSYPDRVLKELTDQMARGLTLLEGKGGYSQTNKEVIYIVINKPEIVQLKNIVSEIDENAYVTIHNVQEVLRKGYKGR; encoded by the coding sequence ATGAAAACGACTAGAGATATTTTATTAATTATTATTGGTTCTCTTATTTTTGCCATTGGAATTAATTATTTCGCAATTCCTAACAGATTATCAGAAGGCGGAGTTATTGGTTTAACCATTATTACCTACTACCTGTTTGAATGGTCTCCTGGTATTGTTAACTTTATATTAAATGCTTTTTTACTTGCGATTGGTTATAAATTTTTCAGCAAACGTACTGTCTACTACACAATTGTTTCTATTATCGCTACATCTACGTTCTTGCATTTTGATGTAGATATTGGCCTTGGCGTCAATGGAGACACTTTATTAGCAGCATTATTTGCTGGTGTTGCTGTTGGAATAGGTTTAGGATGTATTTTCCGTGCAGGAGGAACTTCAGGAGGTTCTGCCATTCTAGCACAGCTTGCTAATCAATTTCTTGGCTGGTCATTAGGAAAAGGTATGCTTGTTATTGATATCGTAGTCATTGCTGGTTCCGCATTTATTATCGGACAAGAAAAAGCCATGTATACCTTAGTCTCTGTTTATGTCGGTGCTAAAGTAATTGATATTATGATTGAAGGTGCTAATGAGCGTATCGCTGTCCTGATTATTTCTAGCTATCCAGACCGCGTATTAAAAGAATTAACAGACCAAATGGCACGTGGTTTGACATTATTAGAAGGAAAAGGTGGCTACTCTCAAACAAATAAAGAAGTGATTTATATCGTGATCAACAAACCGGAAATTGTTCAATTAAAAAATATTGTTTCCGAAATTGACGAAAATGCTTATGTCACAATCCATAATGTACAAGAAGTCCTTAGAAAAGGTTATAAAGGGCGATAA
- the pdxK gene encoding pyridoxine/pyridoxal/pyridoxamine kinase, giving the protein MNKALTLAGSDSSGGAGIQADLKTFQEHGVYGMNALTSIVAMDPENNWKHDVFPIDVHIVEKQLNTILSVGIDAMKTGMLGSVEIIELGAKKIDEYQLTNLVLDPVMVCKGEDEVLQPENTEAMRELLLPRAIITTPNLFEAGQLAKTGRIKTIDGMKEAAVKIHELGAKNVVIKGGSDIEHDKAVDLFYDGKEFTLLENEKINTTYTHGAGCTFAAAITANLANKKPVDEAVKLAKAFVAAAITHGWKLNEFVGPVMHGAYNKFNK; this is encoded by the coding sequence ATGAATAAAGCCTTAACATTAGCTGGTTCTGATTCAAGTGGTGGTGCTGGGATTCAAGCTGATTTAAAAACATTTCAAGAGCATGGCGTATATGGAATGAATGCATTAACCTCTATTGTAGCTATGGATCCTGAAAATAATTGGAAGCATGATGTATTTCCAATTGATGTACATATTGTTGAGAAACAGTTAAATACGATTTTATCTGTTGGTATAGACGCTATGAAGACAGGTATGCTAGGTTCTGTAGAAATCATTGAACTAGGTGCGAAGAAAATAGATGAATATCAATTAACAAATCTAGTCCTTGACCCTGTAATGGTATGTAAAGGAGAAGATGAAGTATTACAGCCTGAGAATACAGAAGCAATGCGTGAGCTACTTTTACCTCGAGCAATCATTACTACACCAAATTTATTTGAAGCCGGTCAATTAGCAAAAACTGGCCGCATTAAAACAATTGATGGTATGAAGGAAGCTGCTGTAAAAATTCATGAACTTGGTGCTAAAAATGTAGTTATCAAAGGCGGCAGTGATATTGAACATGATAAAGCGGTAGACTTATTCTATGATGGAAAAGAATTTACATTATTAGAAAATGAAAAAATAAATACGACTTATACACATGGTGCAGGTTGTACATTTGCTGCTGCAATTACTGCTAATTTAGCAAATAAAAAGCCCGTAGATGAAGCTGTAAAACTAGCAAAAGCATTTGTTGCAGCTGCTATCACACATGGCTGGAAGCTAAATGAATTCGTTGGACCCGTAATGCATGGTGCATATAATAAATTTAATAAATAA
- a CDS encoding GNAT family N-acetyltransferase: MKIILADLTDAPIIHNIMMQAYEEYRKETPPSSALDETISSIEKSLKENEQAFLYYHDYSAVGTVRFQIHKEQLYFSRLAVLPSYRGQKIASSLIQALEKYAKEQKIPYILCKVRMEVKRNIKLYQSRGFHISETEMLPKPNGISIPVATMLKKLQNQK; encoded by the coding sequence ATGAAAATAATATTGGCTGATTTAACAGATGCACCTATTATTCACAACATCATGATGCAAGCATATGAAGAATACCGTAAAGAAACTCCCCCTTCTAGTGCTTTAGATGAAACTATTTCTTCTATAGAAAAATCATTAAAAGAAAATGAACAAGCATTTCTTTATTATCATGATTATTCTGCTGTAGGTACTGTGCGCTTTCAAATTCATAAGGAGCAATTATATTTTTCTAGATTAGCTGTTCTCCCTTCCTATCGTGGACAAAAGATAGCCTCTTCTCTTATACAAGCATTAGAAAAATATGCGAAGGAGCAAAAAATTCCTTATATATTATGTAAAGTGAGAATGGAAGTAAAACGTAATATTAAACTCTATCAATCACGTGGATTTCATATTTCAGAAACCGAAATGCTTCCTAAACCAAATGGTATTTCTATTCCTGTTGCAACAATGCTTAAAAAATTGCAAAACCAGAAATAA
- a CDS encoding MATE family efflux transporter, translated as MGSVQQKLGNQSVTKSFFQYLLPTFFGMMLMSLNIVVDGIFVGNGIGDVALASVNIAVPVFSVIISLALLIGVGGATLYSMAMGEGNVQQAQRYFMISAVFITMITIIVSIFSYIFIEPLALLFGANEETLPYALDYMKILILFSLVIAMEVMLSIFVRNDGNPTLAMMGMIVSAVFNIILNYVMIFVLGWEVLGAAIATVTATGLGLLVLATHFFKKGAQLRFVRFKVRLKEIKNISFLGFPSFLSEAGMGVFVIGYNVAMAYYLGTNGVAAFSVINYLHAFMFLGFLSIGSSIQPMISFYYGSRKLEKIRETVKIAERTAIGLGILFILIGYFGSDFLVSIFGVDSIEIYDLATNGITLFFLGYLFMGINAVYMTYYQSIGRVKPAVGITFYRGFIILAITLLALPPLFGAAGIWLALPIAEAIVAIFLIVFARKGISQEIRESAL; from the coding sequence ATGGGTAGTGTACAACAAAAGTTAGGCAATCAATCGGTAACGAAGAGTTTTTTTCAATATTTACTACCAACATTTTTTGGCATGATGCTCATGTCTTTAAATATAGTGGTTGACGGAATTTTTGTTGGAAATGGAATTGGTGATGTGGCATTAGCTAGTGTAAATATCGCTGTACCAGTATTTTCCGTTATTATTTCTCTTGCTCTATTAATTGGAGTTGGTGGAGCAACATTGTACTCAATGGCAATGGGTGAAGGGAATGTTCAACAAGCTCAACGTTATTTCATGATTTCAGCAGTATTTATTACAATGATTACTATTATTGTAAGTATATTCAGCTATATTTTCATTGAACCTTTAGCCCTTTTATTTGGTGCTAACGAGGAGACACTACCATACGCGTTGGACTATATGAAAATTTTGATTTTATTTTCATTAGTTATTGCTATGGAAGTGATGCTAAGCATTTTTGTTCGTAATGACGGGAATCCAACGTTAGCAATGATGGGAATGATTGTTTCCGCTGTATTTAATATTATCTTGAATTATGTGATGATTTTTGTTTTAGGATGGGAAGTGTTAGGTGCTGCTATAGCAACAGTAACTGCAACAGGCTTAGGATTGCTAGTTTTAGCAACTCATTTTTTCAAAAAAGGAGCACAGTTACGATTTGTTCGTTTTAAAGTGCGTCTAAAAGAAATTAAAAATATTAGTTTCCTCGGTTTCCCTAGTTTTCTTTCGGAAGCGGGCATGGGAGTTTTCGTAATTGGGTATAACGTTGCAATGGCATATTATTTAGGTACAAATGGAGTAGCTGCTTTCTCTGTAATTAATTATTTACATGCTTTTATGTTTCTTGGCTTTCTTAGCATTGGTTCTTCAATCCAGCCAATGATCAGCTTTTATTACGGATCAAGAAAACTGGAGAAAATTCGTGAAACAGTGAAGATTGCTGAGAGAACGGCAATCGGCTTAGGAATTTTATTTATTTTAATTGGCTATTTTGGTTCAGATTTCTTAGTAAGTATTTTTGGAGTAGACTCTATAGAAATTTATGACCTTGCGACAAATGGAATAACACTCTTCTTTCTTGGCTATTTATTTATGGGAATTAATGCGGTATATATGACATATTATCAGTCGATTGGAAGAGTAAAACCAGCTGTAGGAATTACATTTTACCGAGGCTTTATTATCTTGGCGATTACTTTACTAGCATTACCGCCATTATTTGGGGCAGCAGGAATTTGGTTAGCTTTACCTATTGCAGAAGCAATTGTAGCTATTTTCTTAATTGTATTTGCTAGAAAAGGAATTTCACAAGAAATTAGAGAAAGTGCTTTGTGA
- a CDS encoding iron-containing alcohol dehydrogenase: MEASYFRTAETLITGVGSIKEISKQVEKLNATNALIITDKIIQETGLLLQVTNKLEVPIDVMTIASPEPSFEDMEALRCQLINQHYDLLIGIGGGSVLDTTKILSVMLTNKENIRSFIGTDNIKQPGVATILIPTTAGTGSEVTNIAIFTDLQDNMKKGIVSPYLLPNVAIVDANLTLTVPPAVTAATGMDALVHAIEAYTSVNANMLTDSMAIQAIKLIGGAIRKAVHQGNDIKARADMAMGSLLAGIAFGNAGVGAVHALAYPLGGKYKIPHGVSNSLLLPYVMKYNVVANVEKFAEIAEALGENAREMSLRDAADQAVFSLTRLCKDIGIPRSLEEVGVSLEALPALAEEASKVERLLKNNPRTLSLEDIQKIYEEAYRG; the protein is encoded by the coding sequence ATGGAAGCTTCTTATTTTCGTACAGCAGAAACATTGATTACAGGTGTAGGCTCTATAAAAGAAATTAGTAAACAGGTAGAGAAATTAAATGCAACAAATGCCTTAATCATTACAGATAAGATCATCCAAGAAACGGGTTTATTGTTACAGGTTACGAATAAATTGGAAGTTCCTATTGATGTAATGACTATTGCTTCTCCAGAGCCATCATTTGAGGATATGGAAGCACTCCGATGCCAATTAATAAATCAGCACTATGATTTATTAATTGGCATCGGTGGGGGAAGTGTGTTAGATACGACAAAAATTCTTTCTGTTATGTTAACGAATAAGGAAAATATTCGTAGCTTTATTGGAACAGATAATATTAAGCAGCCAGGTGTAGCAACTATTCTGATTCCTACTACAGCAGGAACTGGCTCGGAAGTAACAAATATCGCTATTTTTACTGATTTACAAGACAACATGAAAAAAGGGATAGTTAGTCCTTATTTATTGCCAAATGTAGCTATTGTCGATGCAAACTTAACATTAACGGTGCCTCCAGCTGTGACAGCAGCTACTGGAATGGATGCCTTAGTTCATGCTATTGAGGCTTACACATCTGTAAATGCAAATATGTTAACAGATAGCATGGCAATCCAAGCAATTAAATTAATCGGAGGTGCTATCCGCAAAGCCGTTCATCAGGGGAATGATATAAAAGCACGAGCTGATATGGCGATGGGAAGCTTACTTGCTGGAATTGCTTTTGGTAATGCTGGTGTAGGTGCAGTACATGCACTTGCTTATCCACTTGGGGGCAAATATAAAATTCCACATGGTGTATCTAATTCACTTTTGCTCCCGTATGTAATGAAGTATAATGTAGTGGCAAATGTGGAGAAATTTGCTGAGATTGCAGAAGCGCTAGGAGAAAATGCACGAGAAATGTCTTTAAGAGATGCAGCAGACCAAGCAGTTTTTTCATTGACGCGTTTATGTAAGGACATAGGAATTCCTAGGAGCTTAGAAGAAGTTGGCGTTTCCTTAGAGGCTCTTCCAGCTTTAGCTGAGGAAGCAAGCAAAGTAGAGCGACTATTAAAAAATAACCCACGAACATTATCACTAGAAGATATCCAGAAAATTTATGAAGAAGCGTATCGGGGTTAA
- a CDS encoding isocitrate/isopropylmalate dehydrogenase family protein, with the protein MKNYRLGVLRGDGIGPEIVDATVKVFTAAVKKTNTNMEWVHLPMGWEAIKKDNRPLPESTINALKDTHGWILGPHDSSSYPPEHRKQLNPSGGLRHILDLYANIRPAKSMPGIDGVVKDADLVIYRENTEGFYADRNMHVGHGEWKITEDVVLTAGVFTKKAIQRIAYAACNMAMQRRKKLTIVHKANVLHLSMGLFLQVCLDVAKEYPELEVDSYHVDAMAAHLVRRAKDFDVIVTENMYGDILSDLAGELVGSLGLAPSINTNDHLAMAQAAHGSAPDIAGLNISNPTGMILSTVMLMEWLAERHQDPKLKEIAEIVETGLYQTMESGVKTKDLGGQALTTEFVETIVNQIN; encoded by the coding sequence ATGAAAAACTATCGTCTAGGTGTACTTCGGGGAGATGGCATTGGTCCAGAAATTGTCGATGCTACAGTGAAGGTATTTACAGCTGCTGTTAAGAAAACAAATACAAATATGGAATGGGTTCATTTACCAATGGGTTGGGAAGCGATTAAGAAAGATAATAGGCCATTGCCAGAGTCAACCATAAACGCTTTGAAGGATACACATGGCTGGATTCTTGGCCCCCATGATTCTTCTTCTTATCCACCCGAACATCGAAAACAACTTAACCCAAGTGGAGGACTCCGCCATATCCTTGATTTATATGCAAATATTCGCCCGGCAAAATCAATGCCAGGGATTGATGGAGTTGTAAAGGATGCAGATTTGGTCATCTATCGGGAAAATACAGAAGGCTTTTATGCAGATCGTAATATGCATGTTGGCCATGGCGAATGGAAAATTACAGAAGATGTTGTACTGACAGCTGGTGTTTTTACTAAAAAGGCGATCCAACGAATTGCATATGCTGCCTGCAATATGGCAATGCAACGCCGAAAGAAATTGACCATCGTGCATAAAGCAAATGTCCTTCATTTAAGTATGGGATTATTTCTGCAAGTTTGTTTGGATGTTGCTAAAGAATATCCAGAGTTAGAAGTCGATTCCTATCATGTAGATGCAATGGCAGCACATTTAGTTCGTCGTGCAAAAGATTTTGATGTGATTGTCACAGAGAATATGTATGGAGATATTCTCTCTGATTTAGCTGGCGAACTTGTCGGTAGCCTGGGATTAGCACCATCTATTAATACAAATGATCATTTAGCAATGGCCCAAGCTGCACATGGCTCTGCACCAGATATTGCAGGCTTAAATATTAGTAACCCAACAGGAATGATTCTATCTACGGTGATGTTAATGGAATGGCTTGCAGAACGTCATCAAGATCCGAAGCTTAAAGAAATCGCGGAAATCGTAGAAACAGGCTTGTATCAAACAATGGAATCCGGTGTTAAAACAAAAGATCTTGGTGGTCAAGCATTAACAACCGAATTTGTAGAAACTATCGTAAACCAGATCAATTAA
- a CDS encoding exonuclease SbcCD subunit D, giving the protein MKIFHTADWHLGKLVQGVYMTEDQAYILDQFIQAIIEEQPDVIIIAGDLYDRAVPPTEAVHLLNEVLNKIVLELKIPVIAIAGNHDSPSRLQFASGILKQKGLHLVGQLLSEIEPVVLQDEYGEVHFHLVPYADPSLVRNYYQDEAIKTHDDAAKKIVESIKEKKDPSARHVYVGHAFITPTGEEAENTSDSERPLSIGGAEHVSARYFLEFDYVAFGHLHQAHHVLAEHIRYAGSPMKYSISEGNHKKGFYIIEMDGEGACQIEKRLLTPKRDMRRVEAMMEDLLTHPINEDYVFVTLLDQTPMLSPMEKIRSVYPNVMHVERKNTFVKLQDGEKESIHRSKLTDFELFEAFYKEVKGVEATEETTEVFKDILEEILKDENND; this is encoded by the coding sequence ATGAAAATTTTCCATACAGCTGATTGGCACTTAGGAAAATTGGTTCAAGGCGTTTATATGACAGAGGATCAGGCATATATTTTAGATCAGTTCATTCAAGCAATTATTGAAGAACAACCAGATGTGATTATTATTGCTGGAGATTTATATGATCGTGCAGTACCGCCCACAGAAGCCGTTCATCTTTTAAACGAAGTATTAAATAAAATTGTTTTGGAATTAAAAATTCCTGTTATTGCAATTGCGGGAAACCATGATAGTCCTAGTAGACTTCAATTCGCGAGCGGTATTTTAAAGCAAAAAGGGTTACATCTTGTTGGACAATTACTTAGTGAAATCGAGCCAGTGGTTTTACAGGATGAATACGGGGAAGTTCATTTTCATTTGGTGCCATATGCAGATCCAAGCTTAGTGCGAAATTATTATCAGGATGAAGCCATTAAAACACATGATGATGCAGCGAAGAAAATTGTTGAAAGTATTAAAGAGAAGAAGGATCCATCAGCTCGTCATGTTTATGTAGGGCATGCTTTTATCACGCCAACTGGGGAAGAGGCTGAAAATACAAGTGATTCGGAACGTCCTTTATCTATTGGTGGTGCAGAACATGTATCAGCTCGTTATTTTTTAGAATTTGACTATGTGGCGTTTGGACATCTGCATCAAGCTCATCATGTATTAGCTGAACATATCCGTTATGCAGGATCTCCAATGAAATATTCCATTTCAGAGGGCAATCACAAAAAAGGATTCTATATTATAGAAATGGATGGAGAAGGTGCTTGTCAAATTGAAAAACGTTTATTAACACCAAAGCGTGATATGAGAAGAGTAGAAGCCATGATGGAAGACCTGCTGACACATCCAATTAATGAAGATTATGTATTTGTTACATTATTGGATCAAACGCCAATGCTATCCCCAATGGAGAAAATTCGCTCTGTTTATCCGAATGTGATGCATGTAGAACGGAAAAATACTTTTGTAAAGCTACAAGATGGAGAAAAAGAATCCATTCATCGTAGTAAATTAACAGATTTTGAATTATTTGAAGCCTTCTATAAAGAAGTAAAGGGTGTAGAAGCAACAGAGGAAACCACGGAGGTTTTTAAAGATATTTTAGAAGAAATATTAAAGGATGAAAATAATGACTAG